GTGGCCGTACGATCCTCGACCAGTACGCGGTAGCGATGCTCAACCAGATAGTTAACTAAGCGCTGCAGCGAGTCGACGACTTTATCGCTGCCCAGGCGGCCAATTAGCCCGATGGTACTAAATGGCCGCCCTGACTCCTTTGGCGTATTCGATGGCACAGCAGCTTCCTGAACATGATGAGTCGTGAGTCGACACAAATAAGATCCGTCCATTATGGCCAGAGCAGGCAGCACGGGCAAATGGACTGAGGGCCTGTTGACGTTTCAGCGCGGCCGTGAATGAAACGTCAACAGGCCCTATGCAGGGTGTGCCTGCTGACGTTGCAGCCACCAGTGATTTAGCCACAGCGACGCCGCCATGATTCCTGCGCCAAGCAACAGCCGAGCCACGTCGGCTTCACGGTTCCAGATCAGCAAATTGACGGCCAGCCCAGCGGGTACAAGCGCATTATTCATGACCGCAAGGGTGCCAGCATCTACCCGAGTGGCGCCCTGGTTCCAGGCAAAATAACCCACCCCCGAAGCGACAAGCCCAAGCCAGGCCAATACGCCCCATTGCACGCCGGTTGTCGGCAGAGCGGCGCTGTTACCGAATAGCAGAAAGACCGGTAACGCAATTACCATGGCACCGATAAAAAACCAGCCAAACACATTGTGCCAAGGCAAATCGGCAGGCAAGTCAGCCGCTAAACGCCGGTAGCCGACCTGGCCGATGGCAAAGCACAGGTTGGCTCCTTGCACGACTAAAAAACCTGCCCAAAAACCACTATCGACCCCATCGTAGCGGATAACCGCCGCGCCAATCACCGCCAGGGCCGCGCTTACCAGGTAGATCGGCGTGAAACGACCAAACAGCAGATCATCCAGCAGCGCGATATAAACCGGTGTAAAGATGGTAAACAGCAGAACTTCGGGTACCGA
This window of the Halomonas sp. SH5A2 genome carries:
- a CDS encoding carboxylate/amino acid/amine transporter; the encoded protein is MAYLVGVTALWAFSFSLIGVYLAGQVDSYFAVLLRVGLAALVFLPFLRPSLLKGKQRLALMALGAIQLGIMYTFFYQSFILLSVPEVLLFTIFTPVYIALLDDLLFGRFTPIYLVSAALAVIGAAVIRYDGVDSGFWAGFLVVQGANLCFAIGQVGYRRLAADLPADLPWHNVFGWFFIGAMVIALPVFLLFGNSAALPTTGVQWGVLAWLGLVASGVGYFAWNQGATRVDAGTLAVMNNALVPAGLAVNLLIWNREADVARLLLGAGIMAASLWLNHWWLQRQQAHPA